In the genome of Actinobacillus genomosp. 1, the window TGTCGTCACGTTGCCATTGCGGTAAGAAACTAAACGCTTGCCACAAGGCACCGAGCTCCGGCGACCATTGTTCTAAGTTTTGTACCATAACTGAGAATTGAGCCGGTAAGTCTTGTAAATCGCTTTCCGTAAACGGACTGGTTTTAACCGACCATTGCTCATTTTCACATTTGATTAAGCGAGCAGTGATTTCCTCTTCTAACGCTAACTCCATAATATCTTCCGGCTCGAATAATCCGACAATTTGCGGTAAGCCGTTACGGATTAACAGCGGTCGTTTTTGCCAATAATCACGCAAGAAAGTTTCCGGGCTAATATTTTCAGGTAAGCAGAATGGAATGTTCATAGATGCTCCTCATATCTTTTCTCTTTGATAAAAACTATTCTACCTGATAAATGTTTGGATTTCTTGCGTTATGTCGTTTTATTTAAGCATTAAATATGGATTTTTTTTGATAAAGTTCACAAAATTTGATAAAAAGCAACTAGTAATGATTTTCATTTGATTAAAATAAACTAAAATGAATAATAAATTGTACTTATGCTTATTTTGAAGGTGTATTTATGTTAAGAGCAGCAAAATTAACAGCGGTTGCATTTGCGACATTATTTGCATTATCCGGATTCGCTAATGCGAAGCCGACGGAAATTACCGATATACTTGAACGTAAAGTGACGGTTGAGTTGCCTGCTAAACGAGTGGTACTCGCATTTAACTATCAAGACTATATGGCAGTCGGTGGTGAAAAAGCATTAGATAATGTGGTGGGCTTTTCTAAAGCGGTTTGGTCTGATTGGGCACCGGCAAGTTGGGCGGAATTTAGTAAAGCAGTACCGAAATTAAATCAATTGGAAGATATTGGCGAAGTCGAGGTTGGGACTTTCTCAATCGAGAAAATTTTAGCGCTGAAACCGGACTTCGTGTTAATGGCGGATTGGCAATTTAAAGCGTTAGATTCGGATTTAGAACCGCTAGAAACAGCAGGCATTCCGGTTGTTGTAGTGGATTATTTAGCGCAAACGGTTGATAAACACGTGAAATCTACCGAGATTATCGGTCAATTAACCGGACAAGAAGCCAAAGCAAAACAGTTAAACGAAGAATACAAAGCAATTGTGAAAGAGATTCAAGATCGTGTTGCAAAGGCTAACTTACCGAAACCAAAAGTGTATGTTGAATTTGGAAATAAAGGGCCGGCAGAGCATAGTTTTACGTTCGGTAAAAGTATGTGGGGCGCAATGATTGATTTGGTCGGTGCGGAAAATATTGCTAAAAATGCGGTGGAATTTTATAGCCCGATTAACCCTGAATTAGTGGTAGCGGCTAAACCGGATGTGGTGATTATTTCCGGACGCGAAACCGAACTGAAGAAAAATCCGGAAGCAATGGTAGCGGGCTTTAATATTGATAAACAAGAAGCGCAAAAACGCTTAGCCGGCTTTGCGAAACGCCCGGGTTGGTCTGAATTACCGGCAATTAAAAATCATCGCTTATACGGTGTATATCATGCCAACTCTCGTACGCTTTCCGATAGTGCTTCAATTCAATTTGTGGCAAAAGCGGTTTATCCGGAACTCTTTAAAGATTTAGATCCGACTAAAACTTATCAAGAGTTTTACCGTAAAAACTTACCTCTCGTACCGCAAGGGACTTTCTACCTCTATCCAGAGAGTAAATAGTCATGGGTCATTTAACGATTGAAAAGATCGTTCAAAACCAACGCAAGCTGGAACGCAAGCGTTGGTTTATCGTTCTTATTTTCCTTGCGATTAGTTTAATCGGTTTGGTATTCGATATTGTCACCGGTCCTTCTATGTTACCGCTAGATGAAGTGGTCAAAGCGTTATTACGTTTTGAAGATGTGGAAACCACCACCAACGTTATCGTTTATGACTTACGTTTACCCATGGCATTAATGGCGTTGGTAGTCGGGGCGGCATTAGGTGTTGGCGGTGCGGAGATTCAAACCTTACTGAATAACCCGATGGCAAGCCCTTATACCTTAGGTTTAGCCGCAGCGGCAGGGTTAGGTGCTTCAACGGTGATTGCATTTGGCGGTTTTGGTTTGCCTTCGGCGTTTGCCGTGCCGTTAGGTGCTTTTGTGATGACGATGTTGGCATCCGGTATTTTGTTTGTGTTTGCCTCAATGCGTCGTTTTAGTTCGGCGATGTTGGTGTTAGTCGGTATTGCGTTATTGTTTTTATTCCAATCACTGCTATCGTTGATTCAATTTATTGCCGCACCGGAAATTTCGCAACAAATTCTGTTTTGGTTATTCGGCAGTTTAACCAAAGCGACCTGGGAAAATCTCTCGATTGCAACGGTAGTGATCATTGTGTGCGTTAGCTTACTTGCAAAAGATTTATGGAAATTGACCGCTTTGCGCTTAGGTGAAGCACGTGCGCTCAGTCTAGGGATCAACTTGCAACGCTTACGTTTAAAAACGTTAGTCTTAGTGGCGATTATGACTGCAACCGCGATTAGCTTTGTCGGCATTATCGGCTTTATCGGTTTGGTCGCACCGCACGTGGCGCGGATGTTATTGGGCGAAGACCAACGCTTTTTTCTGCCCGGTGCAATGTTAATCGGTGCGGCATTTTTATCGGTTGCTTCGGTATTATCAAAAGTGATTGTTCCCGGTGCATTGTTCCCAGTAGGTATCATTACTTCATTTGTCGGCGTACCTTTCTTCTTTTGGATTGTACTGACCAAGAAATAATAAGCGGTAGGATTTATGTTAAAACTTGCAGATGTTCATATTAAACGCGGTTCGCTAGTGATTGCCGATCAACTGGATTTGTCATTAGAAAAAGGGAAAGTTTATACGGTATTAGGACCGAACGGTGCGGGCAAATCCTCACTATTGAAAACGATTTTCGGTGAAATCGGTTGTAAAGGACAAATTCATTATGCGGATCAGGCACTGAATAAACAGGCGATTTCAGCATGGCGTAAACGTATCGGTTATATGCCGCAAGATACGCAAGTCGATGCATCGCTGACTGCTTTGGAAGTGATTTTGCTTGGTAGAATGGAAGCATTAAATATGCATGTCAGCGACGAATTATTAACCGAGGTCGCTACGATTATGCAGAAATTGGGTATTGCGCATTTGGCTCACCAAGACGTAATGCAGCTCAGTGGCGGACAGCGACAAATGGTGATGTTTGCCCAAGTATTATTACGTCAGCCGGAAATCTTATTATTAGACGAACCGGTTAGTGCGTTGGATATGCACCACCAAATCAATTTATTGGAACACGTTTGCCAATATACGCAACAAAATAATCTGATTACGATTATGGTGTTACACGATTTGAGTCTTGCCGCCCAGTTTTCCGATCAGGTCATTTTATTAGGAGACGGTAAATTACAAGCGTTTGGAGATGCGAAACAAGTGTTACAAGCGGATCTTATTCGCCAACTCTATAACGTTGAAATTGAAATTTTATATGATTGTACCGGACAGCCTGTGATTCGCCCGTTACGTCAGTTGCATTAGGAGCAGATTATGAAAAAAGTATTATTAGCGAGCTTGCTCGTTTTTTCCGGCAGTGTATTGGCTGCAGATCACGAAGTTAAAATGTTAGATAGCGGTAAAGACGGCGGTATGGTATTTGAACCGGGTTTTGTTAAGGCGGAAGTCGGTGATACGGTGACCTTTATTCCGACTCATAAAGGACACTGGGTACAAAGTCGAGCGATACCGGAAGGAGCGGAAAAATTCCTTTCAAAAGAGAATGAAAAATTTACTCTGGCCTTAACGCATGAAGGGGTTTATGTGTATGTTTGTCCTCCGCATCGTACGATGAATATGAGCGGTATTATTCAGGTAGGTAAACCGACTAATTTAGAAAATGCAACTAAAGAAATAGAGAAAATCGAAAAGCGTACCACAGAGAATAAAGGACGTTTGTTTGAATATCTCGATCAAGTGAAATAAGGATTACGATGAAAAAGCAGTATTTTAAACGGCTTATTGCCAGTACGTTATTGTTCGCCGGCATTTCAGCGCAAGCGGAAGTAAAAGTGTTACAAGACGTATTGGATCGTCAAGTGAAAGTTGATGTACCGGCGAAACGTGTGGTACTCGGTTTTTATTATCCGGACTATATTGCCGCAACCGGTTCGGAGAATTTTAAACATGTCGTCGGTATTTCACGTGAGTTTTGGG includes:
- a CDS encoding FecCD family ABC transporter permease; its protein translation is MGHLTIEKIVQNQRKLERKRWFIVLIFLAISLIGLVFDIVTGPSMLPLDEVVKALLRFEDVETTTNVIVYDLRLPMALMALVVGAALGVGGAEIQTLLNNPMASPYTLGLAAAAGLGASTVIAFGGFGLPSAFAVPLGAFVMTMLASGILFVFASMRRFSSAMLVLVGIALLFLFQSLLSLIQFIAAPEISQQILFWLFGSLTKATWENLSIATVVIIVCVSLLAKDLWKLTALRLGEARALSLGINLQRLRLKTLVLVAIMTATAISFVGIIGFIGLVAPHVARMLLGEDQRFFLPGAMLIGAAFLSVASVLSKVIVPGALFPVGIITSFVGVPFFFWIVLTKK
- a CDS encoding ABC transporter ATP-binding protein, which gives rise to MLKLADVHIKRGSLVIADQLDLSLEKGKVYTVLGPNGAGKSSLLKTIFGEIGCKGQIHYADQALNKQAISAWRKRIGYMPQDTQVDASLTALEVILLGRMEALNMHVSDELLTEVATIMQKLGIAHLAHQDVMQLSGGQRQMVMFAQVLLRQPEILLLDEPVSALDMHHQINLLEHVCQYTQQNNLITIMVLHDLSLAAQFSDQVILLGDGKLQAFGDAKQVLQADLIRQLYNVEIEILYDCTGQPVIRPLRQLH
- a CDS encoding ABC transporter substrate-binding protein; amino-acid sequence: MLRAAKLTAVAFATLFALSGFANAKPTEITDILERKVTVELPAKRVVLAFNYQDYMAVGGEKALDNVVGFSKAVWSDWAPASWAEFSKAVPKLNQLEDIGEVEVGTFSIEKILALKPDFVLMADWQFKALDSDLEPLETAGIPVVVVDYLAQTVDKHVKSTEIIGQLTGQEAKAKQLNEEYKAIVKEIQDRVAKANLPKPKVYVEFGNKGPAEHSFTFGKSMWGAMIDLVGAENIAKNAVEFYSPINPELVVAAKPDVVIISGRETELKKNPEAMVAGFNIDKQEAQKRLAGFAKRPGWSELPAIKNHRLYGVYHANSRTLSDSASIQFVAKAVYPELFKDLDPTKTYQEFYRKNLPLVPQGTFYLYPESK
- a CDS encoding pseudoazurin; this encodes MKKVLLASLLVFSGSVLAADHEVKMLDSGKDGGMVFEPGFVKAEVGDTVTFIPTHKGHWVQSRAIPEGAEKFLSKENEKFTLALTHEGVYVYVCPPHRTMNMSGIIQVGKPTNLENATKEIEKIEKRTTENKGRLFEYLDQVK